The following coding sequences are from one Streptomyces sp. V3I7 window:
- a CDS encoding transposase, whose protein sequence is MGGLRELAAPFVVPGPSGVAVRDRLKHLSAGDEEVLRLVGDHLGGLASRDLKARCAAGPDHDSDAWAERKRVLTGESSSRWAGSITKATHDQWGLARRAQLAHVQGLEAGVRTIEHRLSLPLGQKGGKGAPGGYRSRREWFAKSRRLHVLEDRLRAARADWRAGVVHVVRGGKRLLHTRHHLDAAGLTEPRWRERWEAARRFLAADGESGKRYGNETIRVTPDGEVSLKLPAPLAHLANAPHGRYVLAARVAFAHRGEQCRDRVSANRAVAYRIHQDPVRGRWYLTASWTISPATTVLLAAARANGLIGVDTNADHLAAWRLDTHGNPVGRPHRFDYDLSGTTAHRDAQVRHALIRLLHWAKRHHLAIAVEDLDFTADKTREKHGRRKKFRHLISGLPVARLRARLVSMAAELDIPLIAVDPAYTSRWGAQHWQKPLTGKNRKPSRHDAASIATGRRALGHPIRRRTTPPRTHQSDGYGHRTVQAGAGTPGREEPRPRIPGPRTRCVQPDAARTRATRTPKTVRDIRSDQVWAQDPLLLTE, encoded by the coding sequence GTGGGCGGGCTGCGGGAGCTGGCGGCGCCGTTCGTGGTGCCCGGTCCTTCCGGTGTTGCGGTCCGTGACCGGCTCAAGCACCTGAGCGCGGGGGACGAGGAGGTGCTGCGGCTGGTCGGTGACCATCTCGGTGGGCTTGCCTCCCGCGATCTGAAGGCCCGGTGTGCGGCCGGGCCGGACCACGACAGCGATGCGTGGGCGGAGCGCAAGCGTGTGCTTACCGGGGAGTCGTCGTCGCGGTGGGCGGGTTCGATCACGAAGGCCACGCACGATCAGTGGGGTCTGGCCCGGCGTGCCCAGCTCGCGCACGTGCAGGGGCTGGAGGCGGGGGTGCGCACGATCGAGCACCGGCTGTCCCTGCCGCTCGGACAGAAGGGCGGCAAGGGGGCGCCGGGCGGCTACCGTTCCCGGCGGGAGTGGTTCGCCAAGTCCCGCCGCCTGCATGTCCTCGAGGACCGGCTGCGGGCGGCGCGCGCCGACTGGCGGGCCGGTGTCGTGCACGTGGTGCGCGGCGGGAAACGGCTGCTGCACACCCGCCACCACCTCGATGCGGCGGGGCTCACGGAGCCGCGGTGGCGAGAGCGGTGGGAGGCCGCGCGCCGGTTCCTGGCCGCGGACGGCGAGTCCGGGAAGCGGTACGGCAACGAGACCATCCGCGTCACCCCGGACGGTGAGGTGAGCCTCAAACTCCCCGCACCGCTCGCCCACCTGGCGAACGCCCCGCACGGCCGGTACGTGCTGGCCGCCCGCGTGGCGTTCGCGCACCGGGGCGAGCAGTGCCGCGACCGCGTGAGCGCGAACCGGGCCGTCGCCTACCGCATCCACCAAGACCCGGTGCGTGGCCGCTGGTACCTCACCGCCTCCTGGACGATCTCTCCGGCGACGACCGTCCTCCTGGCAGCCGCCCGCGCGAACGGGCTGATCGGTGTGGACACCAACGCCGATCACCTCGCCGCCTGGCGCCTGGACACCCACGGCAACCCGGTCGGCCGGCCACACCGGTTCGACTATGACCTGTCCGGCACCACCGCCCACCGTGACGCCCAGGTCCGCCACGCCCTGATCCGGCTGCTGCACTGGGCCAAACGCCACCATCTCGCGATCGCGGTCGAGGACCTGGACTTCACCGCGGACAAGACCCGCGAGAAGCACGGCAGGCGCAAGAAGTTCCGCCACCTCATCTCCGGCCTGCCCGTGGCAAGGCTGCGCGCCCGGCTGGTCAGCATGGCGGCCGAACTCGACATCCCCCTGATCGCCGTCGACCCCGCCTACACCTCCCGATGGGGCGCCCAGCACTGGCAGAAACCCCTCACCGGCAAGAACAGGAAACCCAGCCGTCACGATGCCGCGAGCATCGCGACCGGCAGGCGCGCCCTGGGGCACCCGATCCGGCGACGGACGACACCGCCCCGCACCCACCAGAGCGATGGGTACGGGCATCGGACCGTCCAGGCCGGAGCAGGCACCCCAGGGCGTGAGGAACCCCGCCCCCGCATTCCCGGACCACGCACCAGATGCGTGCAGCCGGACGCGGCGAGAACGCGGGCGACCAGGACACCCAAAACCGTTCGGGATATCCGCAGCGACCAGGTATGGGCCCAAGACCCACTCCTGCTCACTGAATAG
- a CDS encoding alpha/beta hydrolase, producing the protein MTIPLPVRVQAAAVRAAFALPRPLRRLIAGAPVRRDGQELALDAQLLLRLMRAAGTRLVVGDQVETSRTLLELGRHIVSGPVIEPVTAREIVVPAEHGELPATLYTPEGLTAPSGLLVFLHGGGWVLGSRVSHDNTARFLARQAGVRVLSVEYRLAPEHVFPAAVDDALAAFDHVHAHAAELGADPERIAVGGDSAGGNLAAVTAQLATARGGPAPAFQLLLYPATDASRHRRSRELFADRFFLTSEQMDWFADHYAPAGVDRADPRISPLLADDLAGLPPAYIATAGFDPLRDEGEAYAEALTEAGVKVVLSRRPDLIHGYANFLGIGDLFREATAEAADALRAALSDSDTALSRD; encoded by the coding sequence ATGACGATTCCGCTTCCCGTCCGCGTCCAAGCGGCCGCCGTCCGCGCGGCGTTCGCACTGCCCCGCCCGCTACGGCGGCTCATCGCCGGAGCGCCGGTCCGGCGGGACGGCCAGGAACTCGCCCTGGACGCGCAGTTGCTGCTCCGGCTGATGCGCGCCGCCGGGACCAGACTGGTCGTCGGCGACCAGGTGGAGACCTCCCGCACGCTGCTGGAGCTGGGCCGGCACATCGTGAGCGGGCCCGTGATCGAGCCGGTGACCGCACGGGAGATCGTCGTTCCGGCGGAGCACGGCGAGCTGCCCGCCACGCTGTACACGCCCGAGGGACTCACGGCGCCGTCCGGGCTGCTGGTGTTCCTGCACGGCGGCGGCTGGGTGCTCGGCAGTCGGGTCAGCCACGACAACACCGCACGCTTCCTCGCCCGGCAGGCCGGCGTACGGGTGCTGTCGGTGGAGTACCGGCTGGCCCCCGAGCACGTCTTCCCGGCGGCCGTCGACGACGCGCTGGCCGCCTTCGACCACGTCCACGCCCATGCGGCCGAGCTCGGGGCCGACCCGGAGCGGATCGCCGTCGGCGGCGACAGCGCGGGCGGCAACCTCGCCGCCGTGACCGCCCAGCTCGCCACCGCGCGCGGCGGCCCGGCGCCCGCGTTCCAGCTGCTGCTCTACCCGGCCACCGACGCCTCGCGGCACCGGCGGTCACGCGAGCTGTTCGCCGACCGGTTCTTCCTCACCAGCGAGCAGATGGACTGGTTCGCCGACCACTACGCCCCCGCAGGCGTGGACCGCGCTGATCCGCGCATCTCCCCGCTGCTCGCCGACGACCTCGCCGGACTGCCGCCCGCCTACATCGCCACCGCGGGCTTCGACCCGCTGCGCGACGAGGGCGAGGCCTACGCCGAGGCGCTCACCGAGGCCGGCGTGAAGGTCGTCCTCAGCCGTCGGCCGGACCTGATCCACGGCTACGCCAACTTCCTCGGCATCGGGGACCTCTTCCGCGAGGCCACGGCCGAGGCGGCCGACGCGCTGCGTGCGGCCCTGAGCGACAGCGATACCGCGCTCAGCCGTGACTGA
- a CDS encoding helix-turn-helix transcriptional regulator, giving the protein MTTMAQESPAVPATRGAAIRRHELAAFLRSRRERITPEQVGLPRGSRRRTPGLRREEVAHLSAVGVTWYTWLEQARDIQVSVQVLDALARTLMLDPSERVHLFQLAAATDPTPAASCPSLTPALREMLDRLEPVPACVQNSRYDILVYNRTYARLFGDLDAIPPEDRNCVFLVHTHPDWQAAIVHLDEVMRVMAARLRASMAGHLGEPAWKMLLKRLKSASPEFRENWDRYEVVGMRSRTKEFLNPYVGHLTVEHTDLWLGPQHGPRMLTYTPKNEETRERLEKLLEIARGDD; this is encoded by the coding sequence ATGACGACCATGGCCCAGGAAAGCCCCGCCGTCCCGGCGACCCGGGGAGCGGCGATCCGGCGGCACGAACTGGCCGCCTTCCTGCGCAGCCGGCGCGAGCGGATCACGCCCGAGCAGGTGGGGCTGCCCCGCGGCTCCCGGCGCCGCACCCCCGGTCTGCGCCGCGAGGAGGTCGCCCACCTCTCGGCGGTCGGCGTCACCTGGTACACCTGGCTCGAACAGGCCCGTGACATCCAGGTCTCCGTCCAGGTCCTGGACGCCCTCGCCCGCACCCTCATGCTCGACCCGAGCGAGCGGGTCCACCTGTTCCAGCTGGCCGCCGCCACCGACCCGACCCCCGCGGCGAGCTGCCCCAGCCTCACGCCCGCGCTGCGCGAGATGCTGGACCGCCTGGAGCCCGTTCCGGCCTGCGTCCAGAACAGCCGCTACGACATCCTCGTCTACAACCGCACGTACGCCCGGCTCTTCGGAGACCTCGACGCGATCCCGCCGGAGGACCGCAACTGCGTGTTCCTCGTCCACACCCACCCCGACTGGCAGGCCGCGATCGTCCACCTCGACGAGGTCATGCGTGTGATGGCCGCCCGGCTGCGCGCCTCCATGGCCGGCCATCTCGGCGAGCCCGCCTGGAAGATGCTCCTCAAGCGTCTGAAGTCGGCCTCCCCCGAGTTCCGCGAGAACTGGGACCGCTACGAGGTGGTCGGCATGCGCTCCAGGACCAAGGAGTTCCTCAACCCCTACGTCGGCCATCTCACCGTCGAGCACACCGACCTGTGGCTAGGACCGCAGCACGGCCCCCGGATGCTGACCTACACGCCGAAGAACGAGGAGACGCGCGAGCGCTTGGAGAAGCTGCTGGAGATCGCGCGGGGCGACGACTGA
- a CDS encoding MFS transporter encodes MTETLSAPAVRAAPAPRALGGPGLFTVLLAAALPLVDFFIVNVALPAIGTGLSAGEAVLELVVAGYGVAYAVLLVLGGRLGDLFGRRRMFLGGMAAFGLTSLACGLAPDAWTLVAARVAQGASAAAMLPQVLATIQATTSGARRARAMSLYGATAGLSMVAGQILGGVLVAADVAGTGWRSVFLVNVPVVLLGLVLAVRYVPETRSPRPEPVDGPGTVLLAASLLTLLAPLTEGRAAGWPLWTWLSLAAFPVVAGVFYAVERRADREGRTPLVPPSLLALPSLRRGLMLILPFSIGFSGFMFVIAVALQRGAGLGPVPAGLALAPMAVAFLCASLAGPRLVARHGSRVVTAGALVQGVGVALIALVAWRDWPDLGIAALLPGVAVAGAGQGLQLPVLMRLVLSDVPAARAGVGSGVMVTTQQSAMALGVATLGTLFLALAPRLGMRDALVTTLLVQLAGIVLTGLLGLRLPRAVR; translated from the coding sequence ATGACTGAAACCCTCAGCGCTCCGGCCGTCCGCGCCGCCCCGGCGCCGCGCGCACTCGGCGGGCCGGGCCTGTTCACCGTCCTGCTGGCCGCGGCGCTGCCGCTGGTCGACTTCTTCATCGTCAACGTCGCCCTGCCGGCCATCGGCACCGGTCTGTCCGCGGGCGAGGCCGTGCTGGAGCTGGTCGTGGCCGGGTACGGGGTGGCGTACGCCGTGCTGCTGGTGCTCGGCGGGCGGCTCGGCGACCTGTTCGGGCGGCGCCGGATGTTCCTCGGCGGAATGGCCGCCTTCGGGCTGACGTCGCTGGCGTGCGGGCTGGCACCGGACGCGTGGACCCTGGTGGCCGCCCGCGTCGCGCAGGGCGCCTCGGCCGCCGCGATGCTGCCGCAGGTCCTCGCCACCATCCAGGCCACCACCAGCGGCGCCCGCCGCGCCCGGGCGATGAGCCTGTACGGCGCCACGGCCGGGCTGTCCATGGTGGCGGGGCAGATCCTGGGCGGCGTCCTGGTCGCGGCGGACGTCGCCGGGACCGGCTGGCGGTCGGTCTTCCTCGTCAACGTGCCGGTGGTCCTGCTGGGGCTGGTGCTCGCGGTGCGGTACGTGCCGGAGACGCGCTCGCCGCGTCCCGAGCCGGTCGACGGTCCCGGGACGGTCCTGCTCGCGGCGTCCCTGCTGACGCTGCTCGCGCCGCTCACCGAGGGCCGCGCGGCGGGCTGGCCGCTGTGGACGTGGCTGTCGCTGGCCGCGTTCCCGGTGGTGGCCGGGGTGTTCTACGCGGTGGAGCGACGGGCGGACCGCGAGGGCCGTACGCCGTTGGTGCCGCCGAGCCTGCTCGCGCTGCCGTCGCTGCGCAGGGGCCTCATGCTGATCCTGCCGTTCTCCATCGGCTTCAGCGGCTTCATGTTCGTGATCGCGGTGGCGTTGCAGCGGGGCGCCGGGCTGGGTCCGGTGCCGGCGGGGCTGGCGCTGGCACCGATGGCGGTCGCCTTCCTGTGCGCGTCCCTGGCAGGACCGCGCCTGGTGGCCCGGCACGGCAGCCGGGTGGTGACCGCCGGGGCGCTGGTCCAGGGGGTGGGCGTGGCACTCATCGCCCTGGTCGCCTGGCGTGACTGGCCGGACCTGGGCATCGCCGCGCTGCTCCCCGGGGTCGCGGTGGCCGGCGCCGGGCAGGGGCTCCAACTTCCCGTCCTCATGCGGCTCGTGCTGTCCGACGTACCGGCCGCGCGAGCCGGGGTGGGAAGCGGCGTGATGGTCACCACACAGCAGTCGGCGATGGCACTGGGCGTGGCGACGCTCGGCACCCTGTTCCTCGCTCTGGCCCCGCGCCTGGGCATGCGGGACGCGCTGGTCACCACGTTGCTGGTGCAGCTGGCCGGGATCGTCCTCACCGGCCTGCTCGGTCTCCGGCTGCCGCGCGCGGTCCGCTGA
- a CDS encoding glycine--tRNA ligase, translating to MAADKIDTIVSLSKRRGFVFPCSEIYGGQRAAWDYGPLGVELKENIKRQWWRYMVTSREDVVGIDSSVILAPEVWVASGHVATFTDPLTECTSCHKRFRADHLEEAYEEKKGHAPANGLADLNCPNCGNKGTFTEPKQFSGLLSTHLGPTQDSGSVAYLRPETAQGIFTNFAQVQTTSRRKPPFGIAQMGKSFRNEITPGNFIFRTREFEQMEMEFFVKPGEDEQWQEYWMQQRWNWYTGLGMREENMRWYEHPKEKLSHYSKRTADIEYRFRFGGSEWGELEGVANRTDYDLGAHSKASGQDLSYFDQEAGERWTPYVIEPAAGVGRTMLAFLLDAYVEDEAPNAKGKMEKRTVLRLDHRLAPVKVAVLPLSRNPELSPKAKGLAQALRQNWNIEFDDAGAIGRRYRRQDEIGTPFCVTVDFDTLEDNAVTVRERDTMKQERVSLDQIEGYLASRLIGA from the coding sequence GTGGCCGCCGACAAGATCGACACCATCGTCAGCCTGAGCAAGCGCCGTGGCTTCGTATTCCCCTGCAGTGAGATCTACGGCGGCCAGCGTGCCGCCTGGGACTACGGACCGCTGGGTGTCGAGCTCAAGGAGAACATCAAGCGCCAGTGGTGGCGCTACATGGTGACGTCGCGCGAGGACGTCGTCGGTATCGACTCGTCCGTCATCCTGGCCCCCGAGGTCTGGGTCGCCTCCGGTCACGTCGCCACCTTCACGGACCCGCTGACCGAGTGCACCTCGTGCCACAAGCGGTTCCGTGCCGACCACCTGGAAGAGGCGTACGAGGAGAAGAAGGGCCACGCCCCGGCGAACGGCCTGGCCGACCTCAACTGCCCGAACTGCGGTAACAAGGGCACGTTCACCGAGCCCAAGCAGTTCTCGGGTCTGCTCTCCACCCACCTCGGCCCGACGCAGGACTCCGGCTCCGTCGCCTACCTGCGCCCCGAGACCGCCCAGGGCATCTTCACCAACTTCGCCCAGGTGCAGACCACTTCGCGCCGCAAGCCGCCGTTCGGCATCGCCCAGATGGGCAAGTCCTTCCGCAACGAGATCACGCCCGGCAACTTCATCTTCCGGACCCGCGAGTTCGAGCAGATGGAGATGGAGTTCTTCGTCAAGCCGGGCGAGGACGAGCAGTGGCAGGAGTACTGGATGCAGCAGCGCTGGAACTGGTACACCGGCCTCGGCATGCGCGAGGAGAACATGCGCTGGTACGAGCACCCGAAGGAGAAGCTCAGCCACTACTCCAAGCGCACCGCCGACATCGAGTACCGCTTCCGGTTCGGCGGCTCGGAGTGGGGCGAGTTGGAGGGTGTCGCCAACCGCACCGACTACGACCTCGGCGCGCACTCCAAGGCCTCCGGCCAGGACCTCTCCTACTTCGACCAGGAGGCCGGCGAGCGCTGGACGCCGTACGTCATCGAGCCGGCCGCCGGTGTCGGCCGCACGATGCTGGCGTTCCTGCTCGACGCCTACGTCGAGGACGAGGCCCCGAACGCCAAGGGCAAGATGGAGAAGCGCACGGTGCTGCGCCTCGACCACCGTCTGGCCCCGGTGAAGGTCGCGGTGCTCCCGCTGTCCCGTAACCCGGAGCTGTCGCCGAAGGCCAAGGGCCTCGCCCAGGCGCTGCGGCAGAACTGGAACATCGAGTTCGACGACGCCGGCGCCATCGGCCGCCGCTACCGCCGCCAGGACGAGATCGGTACGCCGTTCTGTGTCACGGTCGACTTCGACACCCTCGAGGACAACGCCGTGACCGTCCGCGAGCGCGACACGATGAAGCAGGAGCGCGTCTCCCTGGACCAGATCGAGGGCTACCTGGCCTCGCGTCTGATCGGCGCCTGA
- a CDS encoding metal ABC transporter substrate-binding protein yields the protein MNVRRRLIPALAAAAALTGLSACSGTGAASGDTGRFDVVASFYPMAFLAERIGGDHVHVTSLTQPGQEPHDLEISARQTAQLQEADAVLYLKNLQPSIDDAVAQAPVKTKIDAASLTTLETHGTEVGGHTAGHDHAHDEEQGAKDPHIWLDPVRYAQVAEGVGKAFEKADPKHAADYRKNTAALVGKLHGLDADFKDGLAHTRSKVFVTTHAAFGYLAERYGLTEEAISGLDPESEPSAARVRALQSMAKADGVTTVFYETLVSGKTAATIARDARLRTDVLDPIEGITDKSRGTDYFSVQEANLKALRSALGAK from the coding sequence ATGAACGTACGACGACGCCTCATACCCGCCCTCGCCGCGGCCGCCGCCCTCACCGGCCTCTCCGCCTGCTCGGGCACCGGCGCGGCATCGGGCGACACGGGCAGGTTCGACGTCGTCGCGTCCTTCTACCCGATGGCCTTCCTCGCCGAGCGGATCGGCGGTGACCACGTCCACGTCACCAGTCTCACGCAGCCCGGTCAGGAGCCGCACGACCTGGAGATCAGCGCACGGCAGACCGCGCAGCTCCAGGAGGCCGACGCGGTGCTCTACCTGAAGAACCTCCAGCCCTCGATCGACGACGCGGTGGCCCAGGCGCCGGTGAAGACGAAGATCGACGCGGCCTCCCTGACCACGCTGGAGACGCACGGCACCGAGGTCGGCGGCCACACGGCCGGCCACGACCACGCGCACGACGAGGAGCAGGGCGCCAAGGACCCCCACATCTGGCTCGACCCGGTGCGCTACGCCCAGGTCGCCGAGGGCGTCGGCAAGGCCTTCGAGAAGGCGGACCCGAAGCACGCGGCCGACTACCGGAAGAACACCGCCGCCCTGGTCGGGAAGCTCCACGGCCTCGATGCCGACTTCAAGGACGGCCTCGCCCACACGCGGAGCAAGGTCTTCGTCACCACGCACGCCGCCTTCGGCTACCTCGCCGAGCGCTACGGCCTCACCGAGGAGGCGATCAGCGGCCTCGACCCCGAGTCGGAGCCCAGCGCCGCCCGGGTCAGGGCCCTGCAGAGCATGGCGAAGGCCGACGGCGTCACCACCGTCTTCTACGAGACGCTCGTCAGCGGCAAGACCGCGGCGACCATCGCCCGCGACGCACGTCTGCGGACCGACGTCCTCGACCCCATCGAGGGCATCACGGACAAGTCCCGGGGCACCGACTACTTCTCGGTGCAGGAGGCCAACCTCAAGGCCCTGCGGTCCGCCCTGGGCGCCAAGTGA
- a CDS encoding metal ABC transporter ATP-binding protein: protein MDESVIAMRGVRAELGSRPVLRGIDLTVRRGEVVALLGANGSGKSTAVRSVIGQVPVSAGEIELFGTPRRTFGDWARVGYVPQRTTAAGGVPATVTEIVSSGRLSRSRFGLFRKADQEAVRRALDLVGMADRAKDSVNALSGGQHQRVLIARALAAEPELLIMDEPMAGVDLASQEVLAETLRVQVSQGATVLLVLHELGPLEPLIDRAVVLRDGCVVHDGPPPRAAASTPPLSASLERGDPQPVHDHVHPHAPAGPDPICTGLLS from the coding sequence ATGGACGAGTCCGTCATCGCGATGCGGGGCGTACGGGCCGAGCTGGGCTCGCGTCCCGTCCTGCGCGGCATCGACCTCACCGTGCGCCGCGGCGAGGTCGTCGCCCTGCTCGGTGCGAACGGCTCCGGCAAGTCGACGGCCGTACGCAGCGTCATCGGCCAGGTGCCGGTGAGCGCCGGTGAGATCGAGCTGTTCGGCACCCCGCGCCGGACCTTTGGCGACTGGGCGCGCGTGGGGTACGTACCGCAGCGCACCACTGCCGCGGGCGGGGTCCCGGCGACGGTCACCGAGATCGTCTCCTCGGGCCGCCTCTCGCGCTCGCGCTTCGGCCTGTTCCGCAAGGCCGACCAGGAGGCCGTACGGCGGGCCCTGGACCTGGTCGGCATGGCTGACCGGGCGAAGGACTCCGTGAACGCCCTCTCCGGCGGCCAGCACCAGCGCGTACTCATCGCCCGCGCCCTGGCCGCCGAACCCGAGCTGCTGATCATGGACGAGCCGATGGCCGGCGTCGACCTGGCCAGCCAGGAGGTGCTCGCCGAGACGCTGCGGGTCCAGGTGTCCCAGGGCGCCACGGTGCTGCTCGTGCTGCACGAGCTGGGCCCGCTGGAGCCGCTGATCGACCGGGCGGTCGTCCTGCGCGACGGCTGCGTCGTGCACGACGGGCCGCCGCCACGGGCCGCGGCCAGCACTCCCCCACTCTCGGCTTCGCTCGAGCGGGGGGACCCCCAGCCCGTCCACGACCACGTACACCCGCACGCCCCCGCGGGCCCCGATCCGATCTGCACGGGACTGCTGAGCTGA
- a CDS encoding metal ABC transporter permease gives MDLLNYAFMQRALLAAVLVGITAPAVGIYLVQRRQALMGDGIGHVAMTGVGLGFLLSTSPVWMATAVSVLGSVLMELIRWYGRTRGDIALAMLFYGGMAGGVMFINLAPTGSNANLTSYLFGSLSTVSESDVLAICLLAAFVVLVTLGLRRQLFAVSQDEEFARVTGLPVRALNLLTAVTAAVTVTVAMRVVGLLLVSALMVVPVAAAQQLTRSFAATFAIAVALGVTVTISGTVTSYYQDVPPGATIVLLTIAAFLVLTALAAPLARRRARAAAAARPAGDPAECSIPGARGSADEVGV, from the coding sequence ATGGACCTCCTGAACTACGCCTTCATGCAGCGGGCGCTGCTCGCCGCCGTGCTGGTCGGCATCACCGCGCCCGCCGTCGGCATCTACCTCGTCCAGCGCCGCCAGGCCCTGATGGGCGACGGCATCGGCCATGTGGCGATGACCGGCGTCGGCCTCGGCTTCCTGCTGTCCACGTCCCCGGTGTGGATGGCGACCGCTGTCTCCGTGCTCGGCTCGGTCCTGATGGAACTGATCCGCTGGTACGGCCGCACTCGCGGCGACATCGCCCTCGCGATGCTCTTCTACGGCGGCATGGCCGGCGGCGTGATGTTCATCAACCTCGCGCCGACGGGCTCCAACGCCAACCTGACGTCGTACCTGTTCGGCTCGCTGTCGACGGTGTCGGAGTCGGACGTACTGGCGATCTGCCTGCTCGCGGCGTTCGTCGTCCTGGTCACCCTCGGCCTGCGCCGCCAGCTGTTCGCGGTCAGCCAGGACGAGGAGTTCGCCCGCGTCACCGGCCTGCCCGTGCGCGCCCTGAACCTGCTGACGGCCGTCACGGCGGCGGTGACGGTGACGGTCGCCATGCGCGTGGTCGGCCTGCTGCTGGTGAGCGCGCTGATGGTGGTGCCGGTGGCGGCCGCGCAGCAGCTCACCCGGAGCTTCGCCGCGACGTTCGCGATCGCCGTGGCGCTCGGCGTGACCGTGACGATCAGCGGCACCGTGACGTCGTACTACCAGGACGTGCCGCCCGGCGCGACGATCGTGCTGCTGACCATCGCCGCGTTCCTGGTGCTGACCGCGCTGGCCGCGCCGCTGGCCCGCCGCCGGGCCCGGGCCGCCGCCGCTGCGCGGCCGGCCGGGGACCCCGCGGAGTGCTCGATTCCCGGCGCGCGGGGGTCCGCCGACGAGGTCGGTGTCTGA
- a CDS encoding Fur family transcriptional regulator, translating into MTTAGPPVKGRATRQRAAVAAALDEVDEFRSAQELHDMLKHKGDSVGLTTVYRTLQSLADAGEVDVLRTSEGESVYRRCSSGEHHHHLVCRTCGKAVEVEGPAVETWAEAVAAEHGYVNVAHTVEIFGTCAECSAG; encoded by the coding sequence GTGACCACCGCTGGACCGCCCGTGAAGGGCCGCGCGACCCGCCAGCGTGCGGCCGTGGCGGCCGCTCTTGACGAGGTCGACGAGTTCCGCAGCGCGCAGGAACTCCACGACATGCTCAAGCACAAGGGCGACTCGGTCGGCCTCACCACGGTCTACCGCACCCTCCAGTCCCTCGCCGACGCGGGCGAGGTCGACGTCCTGCGCACGTCCGAAGGCGAATCGGTCTATCGCCGCTGCTCCAGCGGCGAACACCACCACCACCTCGTCTGCCGCACCTGCGGCAAGGCCGTCGAGGTCGAGGGCCCGGCGGTGGAGACATGGGCGGAGGCCGTCGCCGCGGAACACGGATATGTCAACGTGGCCCACACGGTGGAGATCTTCGGTACGTGCGCGGAGTGCTCCGCGGGCTAG
- a CDS encoding YcxB family protein: protein MVMDMGRETVQEAVELTYRHEVRDFAAALRARRKVSRSGRVMMWSIGLGFVAFALIAAAQLAAGRVDPFSLLLMCYFGVGLPVVPLLQARGLARVADLIGPCRTTVTDEGVTIRAEHTTLFQGWGARPVYRETPEVFVLFSGDRNARCLTPLPKRGLADPADADRLRAILDRHLTRA, encoded by the coding sequence ATGGTCATGGACATGGGGCGGGAGACCGTTCAGGAAGCCGTCGAGCTGACGTACCGGCACGAGGTGCGGGACTTCGCGGCGGCGCTGCGGGCGCGCCGGAAGGTCAGCAGGTCGGGCAGGGTGATGATGTGGTCGATAGGCCTGGGCTTCGTCGCTTTCGCGCTGATCGCCGCGGCCCAGCTGGCCGCCGGGCGGGTGGACCCGTTCTCGTTGCTCCTCATGTGCTACTTCGGCGTCGGGCTCCCCGTGGTGCCCCTGCTTCAGGCACGCGGTCTGGCCCGGGTGGCCGACCTGATCGGGCCGTGCCGCACGACGGTGACGGACGAGGGGGTCACGATCCGCGCGGAGCACACCACGCTGTTCCAGGGCTGGGGCGCCCGGCCGGTGTACCGGGAGACCCCCGAGGTGTTCGTCCTCTTCAGCGGCGACCGCAACGCGCGCTGCCTGACCCCGCTGCCCAAGCGCGGGCTGGCCGACCCGGCGGACGCCGACCGGCTGCGGGCAATCTTGGACCGACACCTGACGCGGGCCTGA